The proteins below come from a single Salvelinus fontinalis isolate EN_2023a chromosome 1, ASM2944872v1, whole genome shotgun sequence genomic window:
- the LOC129852511 gene encoding tight junction-associated protein 1-like isoform X1: protein MTSAAPARKPYRKAPPQHRETRNSLPLFREDLSGSTPPVHTAGPNLPDPCQDSLSDADRIKILQQQNEDLRRRLSHTTHKMEAMETEFETSRHYMREEMGRTRDDLEKMRDKFRRLQNSYTASQRANQDLEEKLHALLRKVERDKKTMDQEIVELTNKLLDAKNTIDKLEELNERYRQDCNLAVQLLKCNKSHFRNHKFADLPYELQDMVNKHMKASLPDKSSQGAQGQDSDTMSLTPADVVPTSVIARVLEKPEPLVLNSAQSSSSAGRPQAEDVFVHVDMTGPQAGGGGRENGGPGHSSRAPAQSSQAQELLQQNGMCRSQSSLSADGQSGEEGREGGAFEKLNPYPAPPPPHPLYPGRKVIEFSSDDKVKIPKNSPLPNCTYATRQAISLSLVQNDEENERQRTVPNSPAVSDGGWRSGTSSSSGGGGQRDPCRTPTQLDTADPLSNQSSPFSSPPQPPSAFASSGSSEEDLLANWQRMFVEKMAPSSEGTLVNRTSFSSETVKDLEGTRTSKPVGGGSDRGALRGAYSDGEEGSSTRSWTASRESSLDTDTSSMADLRTRRGHYGADFSTEESEQLLMALDPLDNDRDNTSGDTVSTAITVETSPAEGKRNDFVDETGSVGSSAEERDILPQDFPVIAPRVLAGLEDYTKNTTPLPANSSTSTPGRPLKSPKRMGVHHLHRKDSLTRAQEHGNLLD, encoded by the exons gaTCCTGCAGCAGCAGAATGAAGACCTGCGCCGGCGGCTCTCCCACACCACCCACAAGATGGAGGCCATGGAGACGGAGTTTGAGACCAGCCGCCACTACATGCGGGAGGAGATGGGTCGTACCCGCGACGACCTGGAGAAGATGAGAGACAAGTTCCGCAG ACTGCAGAACAGCTACACTGCCTCCCAGCGGGCCAACCAGGACCTGGAGGAGAAGCTTCATGCCCTG CTCCGTAAAGTGGAGAGGGACAAGAAGACAATGGACCAGGAGATAGTGGAGCTCACCAACAAACTCCTGGACGCCAAGAACACCATTGACAAGCTGGAGGAGTTGAAC GAACGCTATCGGCAAGATTGCAATTTGGCCGTGCAGCTGTTGAAGTGCAATAAGTCCCATTTCAGAAACCACAAGTTTGCAGAT CTGCCCTATGAGCTGCAGGACATGGTGAACAAGCACATGAAGGCCAGTCTGCCGGATAAGAGTTCCCAGGGGGCCCAGGGCCAGGACTCCGACACCATGAGCCTGACGCCCGCCGACGTGGTGCCCACCTCAGTCATTGCCCGCGTCCTGGAGAAGCCTGAGCCTCTGGTACTCAACTCTGCCCAGTCCAGCAGCAGCGCAGGCCGGCCCCAGGCAGAggatgtgtttgtgcatgtggacATGACTGGGCCCCAGGCaggaggagggggtagagagaacgGGGGTCCCGGTCACAGCAGCAGGGCCCCAGCCCAGAGCAGCCAGGCCCAGGAGCTCCTCCAGCAGAACGGCATGTGTCGGAGCCAGAGCAGCCTGTCAGCAGACGGCCAatcaggagaggagggtagagagggtggtGCCTTCGAGAAGCTCAACCCCTACCCAGCCCCCCCTccgccccaccccctctatcccgGCCGCAAGGTGATCGAGTTCTCCTCGGACGACAAGGTGAAGATCCCCAAGAATAGCCCCCTGCCCAACTGCACCTACGCAACACGCCAGGCCATCTCTCTCAGCCTGGTGCAGAACGACGAGGAGAACGAGCGCCAGCGCACCGTGCCAAACAGCCCCGCTGTGTCGGACGGGGGCTGGCGATCCGGGACGTCCTCCTCCTCAGGGGGAGGGGGGCAGCGTGACCCCTGCCGCACCCCTACTCAGCTGGACACAGCAGACCCCCTCTCCAACCAGTCCAGCCCCTTCAGCAGCCCCCCTCAGCCCCCCAGCGCCTTTGCCAGCTCAGGTAGCTCCGAGGAGGACCTGCTGGCCAACTGGCAGCGCATGTTTGTGGAGAAGATGGCACCATCCTCTGAGGGCACCCTGGTCAACCGCACCTCCTTCAGCAGCGAGACGGTCAAGGACCTGGAGGGGACCCGAACCAGCAAGCCAGTGGGCGGGGGTTCCGACAGGGGGGCACTACGGGGGGCCTACTCGGACGGGGAGGAGGGGTCCTCCACCCGCAGCTGGACAGCAAGCCGAGAGTCCAGCCTGGACACTGACACCAGCAGCATGGCTGACCTCCGCACCAGGAGGGGGCATTACGGAGCAGACTTCTCCACAGAGGAGAGCGAGCAGCTGCTGATGGCCCTGGACCCACTGGACAACGACCGAGACAACACCAGTGGCGACACCGTGTCAACGGCCATCACTGTGGAGACCAGCCCGGCGGAGGGCAAAAGGAATGATTTTGTGGACGAGACTGGGTCTGtaggcagctctgcagaggagagagacatcCTACCACAGGACTTCCCCGTCATAGCCCCCCGGGTCCTGGCAGGGCTAGAGGACTACACAAAGAACACCACTCCCCTTCCCGCAAACTCCTCCACTTCCACCCCCGGCCGACCCCTGAAGAGCCCAAAGAGGATGGGAGTCCACCACCTGCACCGCAAAGACAGCCTGACCCGGGCACAGGAGCATGGTAACCTGCTGGACTGA
- the LOC129852511 gene encoding tight junction-associated protein 1-like isoform X2, translating to MEAMETEFETSRHYMREEMGRTRDDLEKMRDKFRRLQNSYTASQRANQDLEEKLHALLRKVERDKKTMDQEIVELTNKLLDAKNTIDKLEELNERYRQDCNLAVQLLKCNKSHFRNHKFADLPYELQDMVNKHMKASLPDKSSQGAQGQDSDTMSLTPADVVPTSVIARVLEKPEPLVLNSAQSSSSAGRPQAEDVFVHVDMTGPQAGGGGRENGGPGHSSRAPAQSSQAQELLQQNGMCRSQSSLSADGQSGEEGREGGAFEKLNPYPAPPPPHPLYPGRKVIEFSSDDKVKIPKNSPLPNCTYATRQAISLSLVQNDEENERQRTVPNSPAVSDGGWRSGTSSSSGGGGQRDPCRTPTQLDTADPLSNQSSPFSSPPQPPSAFASSGSSEEDLLANWQRMFVEKMAPSSEGTLVNRTSFSSETVKDLEGTRTSKPVGGGSDRGALRGAYSDGEEGSSTRSWTASRESSLDTDTSSMADLRTRRGHYGADFSTEESEQLLMALDPLDNDRDNTSGDTVSTAITVETSPAEGKRNDFVDETGSVGSSAEERDILPQDFPVIAPRVLAGLEDYTKNTTPLPANSSTSTPGRPLKSPKRMGVHHLHRKDSLTRAQEHGNLLD from the exons ATGGAGGCCATGGAGACGGAGTTTGAGACCAGCCGCCACTACATGCGGGAGGAGATGGGTCGTACCCGCGACGACCTGGAGAAGATGAGAGACAAGTTCCGCAG ACTGCAGAACAGCTACACTGCCTCCCAGCGGGCCAACCAGGACCTGGAGGAGAAGCTTCATGCCCTG CTCCGTAAAGTGGAGAGGGACAAGAAGACAATGGACCAGGAGATAGTGGAGCTCACCAACAAACTCCTGGACGCCAAGAACACCATTGACAAGCTGGAGGAGTTGAAC GAACGCTATCGGCAAGATTGCAATTTGGCCGTGCAGCTGTTGAAGTGCAATAAGTCCCATTTCAGAAACCACAAGTTTGCAGAT CTGCCCTATGAGCTGCAGGACATGGTGAACAAGCACATGAAGGCCAGTCTGCCGGATAAGAGTTCCCAGGGGGCCCAGGGCCAGGACTCCGACACCATGAGCCTGACGCCCGCCGACGTGGTGCCCACCTCAGTCATTGCCCGCGTCCTGGAGAAGCCTGAGCCTCTGGTACTCAACTCTGCCCAGTCCAGCAGCAGCGCAGGCCGGCCCCAGGCAGAggatgtgtttgtgcatgtggacATGACTGGGCCCCAGGCaggaggagggggtagagagaacgGGGGTCCCGGTCACAGCAGCAGGGCCCCAGCCCAGAGCAGCCAGGCCCAGGAGCTCCTCCAGCAGAACGGCATGTGTCGGAGCCAGAGCAGCCTGTCAGCAGACGGCCAatcaggagaggagggtagagagggtggtGCCTTCGAGAAGCTCAACCCCTACCCAGCCCCCCCTccgccccaccccctctatcccgGCCGCAAGGTGATCGAGTTCTCCTCGGACGACAAGGTGAAGATCCCCAAGAATAGCCCCCTGCCCAACTGCACCTACGCAACACGCCAGGCCATCTCTCTCAGCCTGGTGCAGAACGACGAGGAGAACGAGCGCCAGCGCACCGTGCCAAACAGCCCCGCTGTGTCGGACGGGGGCTGGCGATCCGGGACGTCCTCCTCCTCAGGGGGAGGGGGGCAGCGTGACCCCTGCCGCACCCCTACTCAGCTGGACACAGCAGACCCCCTCTCCAACCAGTCCAGCCCCTTCAGCAGCCCCCCTCAGCCCCCCAGCGCCTTTGCCAGCTCAGGTAGCTCCGAGGAGGACCTGCTGGCCAACTGGCAGCGCATGTTTGTGGAGAAGATGGCACCATCCTCTGAGGGCACCCTGGTCAACCGCACCTCCTTCAGCAGCGAGACGGTCAAGGACCTGGAGGGGACCCGAACCAGCAAGCCAGTGGGCGGGGGTTCCGACAGGGGGGCACTACGGGGGGCCTACTCGGACGGGGAGGAGGGGTCCTCCACCCGCAGCTGGACAGCAAGCCGAGAGTCCAGCCTGGACACTGACACCAGCAGCATGGCTGACCTCCGCACCAGGAGGGGGCATTACGGAGCAGACTTCTCCACAGAGGAGAGCGAGCAGCTGCTGATGGCCCTGGACCCACTGGACAACGACCGAGACAACACCAGTGGCGACACCGTGTCAACGGCCATCACTGTGGAGACCAGCCCGGCGGAGGGCAAAAGGAATGATTTTGTGGACGAGACTGGGTCTGtaggcagctctgcagaggagagagacatcCTACCACAGGACTTCCCCGTCATAGCCCCCCGGGTCCTGGCAGGGCTAGAGGACTACACAAAGAACACCACTCCCCTTCCCGCAAACTCCTCCACTTCCACCCCCGGCCGACCCCTGAAGAGCCCAAAGAGGATGGGAGTCCACCACCTGCACCGCAAAGACAGCCTGACCCGGGCACAGGAGCATGGTAACCTGCTGGACTGA